The following is a genomic window from Candidatus Desulfatibia profunda.
GGCTGCCAGACAGCGGGATCTTTGGTGTTGTTGTCGACAACAATCACCTCGAAATCGGGATAGTTAAGGTTCGAAAGCGCGTTCAGGGTTTCGATTAGCATCCGGGGCGGTTCGTTGTATGCCGGGACATGAATGGAGACCATGGGTACCGCCGCCGGCATCGAAGTTTCCGGTGTGAACGCTCGGGAACGGTAGAGTGTCCAGTGCGCTTCGGCCCACTCGTGGGCCTCGGCCAGCAGTAGGAGCATAACGCCGATGAGGCCGACAAAGAGAAGCAGCCCGACGACCAAAAAATAAGGTGACTGGTACTGATGGCTGTAATCGTAGACGATCCACACGGCGGTAGTTGAAGCGGCAAAAGCCACGATAGCCAGAAAGCTTCGCCCACTCCGCCGCAAAGAGCGGCTGTCAAACAGCAGCAGGCTGAGAATGATCAAAGCCACCAGCACGGACAGCCCGGCCAGCATATGCCAGTGCGGAATACGAACTACCGGTGCCGTGAAGGGGAATTTGGGCTGACGGTTTACGTCGTAGACACCCCAATAGGCACCTACCGAACCTTCCGACGCCACCTTCCAGGGCTGGTCGAAGGCTTCCATCACGTAATAGATATAGTGCCGATTCTCGGCTTCGTTCAAAAACCGCCTCAGGAACAGGGCTTCATTGGCGGTCGAGGCCGCGGCTGACCGGCGCGTACGTCCGTTGCTGGGCCAGCCGACCTCGGCAATCACAATAGGCATTCCCGGAAAGGTGCGCTGCAGCAGATCGAGCTTATCGAACACGTAGTCTACAGCCGGCCGCACGGCCACGCCCTCCCAGTAAGGCAGCATGTGCACAGCAATGAAATCCACATGCTTGGCCAAGTCCGGATGTTTGATCCACACATGCCAGGGTTCAGCGGTGCTTACCGGCTGGAATACAGCCTCCCGTAGAAGGTCGAGATGGTAGCAAAGCTCGTCCTTGGGCACGTCACCCCGCAGCACCACTTCGTTACCGACAATCAAGCGCACCACATTACGATATGTCCAGGCCAGACGCTTGGCGGCAAGAACTTCCTGCTGGTTGCGCTGCTTGTCGTCGCCGATCCAGACCCCCAGGGCCACGTTGATACCGTGCTTGGCCGCAAGCATGGGGATGTTGGCAAGCGGGCCGTCAACGCTGTATGTTCGAATGGAATGGGTCTTTCCTGAAAGCTGGGCAAGGTCTGCTTCTATCTCCTGCTCGGACGGATAAACGCGGGTGATGCCATCCTGTCCGGCGCGAAACGGGGAAAAGGAAAAACCCTTGATGCGGCCGGGCCAGGGCGGCTCAAGGACCGGACGGTTGAAATAGGCCCAGAGGCTTACCGTCATTACTGTAAAGGCAATGGCGATCAGTAAATCGGCGAAGATTGTGGAACGGCTCATCGAATGGCAACCTGTTGCGGGTCTTCTTGATAGATGTTGTTTATATACAATTGAAGTATATCTGCTTATGCGTGGATTGAGACCAGCGTGTCCGGCCAATAAAGAGAATCGGTTTCAGTCACAATAGGAAATAACCAAATAAAATCAGAAAAATAGATATACAATTCATGCATTGCGGTCAAGATAATTCTTGTCGCTAATCTTTATTTGTTTTCGGGCGCCTTGTCTTGGAGTGCTTTCCAGCAGCGTACAAAGTGTTCTTCTCCGACCTGCTCAAAGCTGATCGTTTCTTCCCGGCAGCGAGATTCTGCAAGCAAGCACCTTCCCTGAAAATTGCATCCCGAATCAGGCCAAAGGGTTTCGGGGTCACCTTGCGGAAGTTTCAGCTCCCGTCTTTTACCGGGTTCCGGGTCGGGAATGGCCGCTAATAATGTTACGGTATAGGGGTGCTGTGGATTTTCAAAAAGCGCTTCGGCCGGGGCCGTCTCCATGATCTGCCCCTTGTACATCACCGCGATGGTATCGCACAGGTACCCCACGACATTCAAATCGTGGGAGATGAAAAGATAGCTCAATCCGAGTTGGTCCTGCAAGTCTTTTAAAAGGTTGATGATCTGGGCCTGGATCGAGACATCCAACGCTGAAATGGGTTCATCGCAGATCACCAGGGAAGGTTCCACGCTCAGGGCACGGGCGATGCCGATGCGCTGGCGCTGACCTCCGCTGAATTCATGGGGATACCGATCCGCACTGCCCGGCGACATGCCCACCATTTTCAGAAGTTGTTCGAGGCGCTCTTTGCGCTCCGGGCGGTTTTCAATTCCCAGAATCCGAAGCCCCTCTTCAATGGACATGCCGACGGTCATGCGAGGGTTCAGGGAACCGTACGGGTCCTGAAAAACGATCTGCATATCCTTGCGATGGGGTTTCATTTCCTTGGCGGTGAATTTGCTGATATCCGTTCCCCGGAAGATGATGCTGCCTTCATCCGGCTCCAGCAGCTTCAGAATCAGCCGGGCGACGGTTGTTTTCCCGCAGCCGCTCTCGCCCACCAGACCCAGGGTCTTTCCCGGCCGGATGTCAAAGCTCACCCCGTCAACGGCTTTGACCCACCCGGCGATTCTCTGCCAGAAACCCCTGTGTACGGGGAAGTATTTTTTCAGGTCTGCGATCCGCAGGATGGCATAATTATCTGTG
Proteins encoded in this region:
- a CDS encoding glycosyltransferase → MSRSTIFADLLIAIAFTVMTVSLWAYFNRPVLEPPWPGRIKGFSFSPFRAGQDGITRVYPSEQEIEADLAQLSGKTHSIRTYSVDGPLANIPMLAAKHGINVALGVWIGDDKQRNQQEVLAAKRLAWTYRNVVRLIVGNEVVLRGDVPKDELCYHLDLLREAVFQPVSTAEPWHVWIKHPDLAKHVDFIAVHMLPYWEGVAVRPAVDYVFDKLDLLQRTFPGMPIVIAEVGWPSNGRTRRSAAASTANEALFLRRFLNEAENRHYIYYVMEAFDQPWKVASEGSVGAYWGVYDVNRQPKFPFTAPVVRIPHWHMLAGLSVLVALIILSLLLFDSRSLRRSGRSFLAIVAFAASTTAVWIVYDYSHQYQSPYFLVVGLLLFVGLIGVMLLLLAEAHEWAEAHWTLYRSRAFTPETSMPAAVPMVSIHVPAYNEPPRMLIETLNALSNLNYPDFEVIVVDNNTKDPAVWQPVEAHCGLLGRRFRFFHVDPLAGFKAGALNYALGRTAPDAQIVAVIDSDYQVHPDWLKDLVPLFDHARTAIVQAPQDYRDGDASTFKAMMHAEYRGFFYIGMITRNERNAIIQHGTMTLVRRKLIEDVGGWAEWCITEDAELGLRILEHGADSVYVSRSYGKGLMPDTFVDFKKQRFRWAFGAMQIMRHHRSAIMGRSDLTMGQRYHFVAGWLPWLADGFNLVFNFTALAWSAAMVWLPRKVDPPMMVFAALPLALFCFKVVKLMHLYTTRVGAGPRQTIAAALAGLALTHVIGLAVLWGFVRKNRGFFRTPKMADVQPLPNALAAAREEGLFMLSLWLAAYAVSWCTPMNSPDAYLWIIMLLIQSVPYTASILVAVISGFPQIPAWLVGQSASMEKTVQKILRKTGHGHGRTGDEKKRKP
- a CDS encoding ABC transporter ATP-binding protein — encoded protein: MAAINTDNYAILRIADLKKYFPVHRGFWQRIAGWVKAVDGVSFDIRPGKTLGLVGESGCGKTTVARLILKLLEPDEGSIIFRGTDISKFTAKEMKPHRKDMQIVFQDPYGSLNPRMTVGMSIEEGLRILGIENRPERKERLEQLLKMVGMSPGSADRYPHEFSGGQRQRIGIARALSVEPSLVICDEPISALDVSIQAQIINLLKDLQDQLGLSYLFISHDLNVVGYLCDTIAVMYKGQIMETAPAEALFENPQHPYTVTLLAAIPDPEPGKRRELKLPQGDPETLWPDSGCNFQGRCLLAESRCREETISFEQVGEEHFVRCWKALQDKAPENK